Genomic segment of Drosophila biarmipes strain raj3 chromosome 2L, RU_DBia_V1.1, whole genome shotgun sequence:
ctttagtaacaccatgtaaaatttttaaggattgttcctgacttcagtgatattaaaaacaaaatcatttcattcttttttcatcccatttttgtttacatctatatgttagaatagtcttattttcattaaatggaattctaaattcttaaaaatataaaaaattatattcccaatattttaagataatatgtcaaaaagccccaaactataatttgtttcatattattttcccaccaattttccgatcgttcgtatAGCAGCTATTTGACATAgtggtccgattttgataaagtttaatttgaaattcaaaaccaattaaaaaatgttatttccaagcataggaggttatatgttaaaaaaacaccaaatatatatatatttttaattttttttttccgatagttcctatgggagctgtaaGATATAGTTGGACGATCCGGCTGATTTCatcttatatactacttgcaataaaaagaagacttttgggaaagtttcagcctgatagctttaaaactgagagactagttgtcgtacaaacggacggacagacggacatggctagatcgactcgacggAAAAAGAATCTGTAATTGTTTACTGTGGCTGGGTTATATTTGAAATACAatgacattaaaaatatatatttaaggaaAATATGGGTTAAATAGTAGAACTAGAAATCTTTTGTATTTCACTATAATATTGTCGTGCACTAATAACggaatttaaatacatatattaatcACTTTTGAATTCAGACAATAAAATTATACAGAACTTGGTCGAAATTGGGTTCGAAAAACTGGCTGTATTAccggcaaataaaaataataagtcTTACTTGTGTGAAGCGCTCTTGTTTGGAAAAAATCCAAGGAAACTCCAGGAGAGGAAATAGATTAGATTATTAGATAAGATTATCAAATCTGGTTTCTTCTGGAACAAAATGTTGGGGAGCAGTGGCTTGATCGTTGTAAATGGGAGTACTTATTGCTCATGATGAGGGAAAATAGTACATGGAAAGGGTGAGAAAActattaatatgcaaattagtGAAGGGGATGGGCCGTTAATATGATAATTGTGCCAGAatccatttcccttttcatACTACTAATGTCAagggcaacatttttttaagtcaatcgATAGCTTttgataagacaaatacatttcagaaGAAAAATACTAGCATGAAAACAATGGCCggcacagttttgggcggtttgtgagCGTTAGGGTGGGCGTGATTTTTTAACGATTAGTATTGACCAGACCATTACATTTCACTTAACATTTTGTTTCTAGAATAAAAGGCACCCTGCTGTAACAAACTTCCGCTGCGTTGCAAGAACAGGAGTCTGACTCCTGTAGCATTTGTAGTTACCGAGTTCTCAGCATTAATAAGGATAGACGGACatgtctagatcgactcggccaAGAGGCTCAtatatgcaaattaaaatacatttttttgtctATAGGGgcaaaactcaaaaaattttaaacatttaatttttttttttatttattcatacaAAAAACGGAAATATAACTGGAGCTGAAGTTATAGATTTTCAATCACAGCTacatataaaaacttttttaaatattttaaaaagttttacgcaaaaatatttgttatactCCAATTCCTTATACCTTCGTAAGAAAAATCgacaattaaaaaagttacCCAAAGAACCTTTCTTCAGTTTTTAACATAACGgctattatacccttgcagacagaaggatcggaaaatttttgggaaataacaaattacaggttcggtgtttttcgttatttatattatattattaaattaattttaaaaaattcggAAAACTATAACATGTAGCTGGTACAGAAACGGTCAGAAAAATTagaattatacccgttacacgtaaagtaaaagggtatagtagatttccatattttccataaagtatatatattcttgatcaggatcactagccgagttaTTTAGCCTTGTTCGCCTGTCTGtatgagatctcggaaactataagactATCAGACTAGGCATGCacattcctgggcttcctgcgcataGCAGGTTTGTTTCAGAGGGGTTCCACATAAAATTGACTTCGATAAGAGTGCAAGATCCAATTCAGGTCCATATTGGATTTGGTACGGTTGTCACATAGCCAGCAACAATTTGTGGGCTGTCTAGAGGTGATTTTGACATTTAAAAGGCATGCAGCAGGCAGACATAGTAAGTTGTTATTATGAACGTCTGATATATTCGCGTAGATAAACAAAGTAGATATAGTAAGCGCAGTTTGCGGTTTGGACGGTGAGAAGTTTTTGTGCGTGTAGTAGCTTGCGTTAAATTTAAGAATAGAGTATAGCGACAAAGCGAAAACACAATCCCAATTGCTGGTAATATTGTACTTATTCTAATATCGTATAGAATCACTGTCTTtaactatttaaatttttgttatagTAAAATCACCAAAAACATATTCAGGGGCGTTGTCTTATTTTGGTAGACTGATTTAAACGATAATCAAAACGTTTTCGGGAGCGATTAAAAGACATGTCCGTCTTCAGCGAAAGTTTTTTAAAGCTAAGATGTATTTCCAATTTTAACTTTGCATTACAAGGTGGAATAAATTAGGTTAAATACCTGACAAATTGACCAATAGTCTTGTCATATGCTATTACAATATTTGCCAAACTCTAAAAATCGTATTTTCACTTAAAACATATATTCTGTGaagaaaaatcgaaaatcatttaaaaatttcatattttccttaAGTATAATATTGGGATACAAGGATAGTTGCGAAATACTTTCCAGGCAATTATTTGGCAGCTACTTACCGGTATCAGTAAATAAGTCAGTCAAGCAAGTGAACCATAAGTAAACCACAACAAGTCGAGTCGTCGAAAACAGGAGCAAGTTCCCTACATCAAAACGTTCGGGATTGGAAGACAAGGAATCTCCAATTTGAGACACAGGTAGCTGAGGTCCAGAGGGAATCACACGGATAGGTCAAGTCAATTTGTTTAGTCCTGACTCAACTTAATCCTCGCATTACACCAGCTTCGTCGCTGGGTGCAGATCCTGGATGGCCACGCCGTGGTCCTGCCTGACAGTGTCCAAGAACCGCTGCCTGCAGCTCCAGCCGTAGAATCGTCATCGTTCGCATAGGCGCTCTCTTCGTCTTTGCGCACACGAAACTCACTTGTACGTCGTCGTCCTCATAAATGATCCTCCAGTAGATCACTGCCGCAAATGCTTCACTGTGACGTGGGCTCTGGAAATGATCCACTTTCTCCATCTCCTTACGCCAATCCAAATAATAGCTTCGCTGTTACCATCAGACAACAAAGAAATCCAAAGGGATCGAACGTTGAAATAACTATGCTCAGGAATTCCCGCTTTGTGAGAACCCTAGTCCCATCCTGTACAATGGGTGCCACTTTATGGTACTGCACTCGAAATCTGAAGTCGTCTATGGCTGGCTTCCACCTCATTCCCAAAATCTTCTGCTCGGCTTCACCCCATCCAATACTCTGGGCGTGTTCACTTGGTCCGAGCATCCTCTTCACAGGAGGGGAACTCGACGAAAACTTGCACAGCTCAAACTCGCCTTGTGCGTGTATCTCCTTTACTGTGGTAGCTACTCCAATAGCTTCGCTCTCATCCACGTAGTCGTCGACGTAGTGGTAGTCAACTGCTCTGGGATACGAATACATGAATCGTTTGGAACTCACGGTCTTCACATGATGTGAGCACTCGGTCAACATGCAACTCCAAAT
This window contains:
- the LOC122819098 gene encoding uncharacterized protein LOC122819098, with product MLTECSHHVKTVSSKRFMYSYPRAVDYHYVDDYVDESEAIGVATTVKEIHAQGEFELCKFSSSSPPVKRMLGPSEHAQSIGWGEAEQKILGMRWKPAIDDFRFRVQYHKVAPIVQDGTRVLTKREFLSIVISTFDPFGFLCCLMVTAKLLFGLA